ACGTCCCAGGACACTCGCTTTGACCTGGTAGCCAGTCGGCCTTATTGGGCCATGGGCCATCCAGAAAAGCGAAGGGAAAAAACAAAGAAAGGAAGGAGAACTGGAAAAGGTAGAGGGATTGTtcttgaaaaaataaaaaatgtttgcaaatttttaAAAAGAATGTAAAAGCCTAAAAATATTCCTGAATTAATAAAAATTTATGAGTTTAGAAAATTATTAGTGAACTTAAAAATGTTagcaaatttgaaaaaagttagTGTTCGTGAATTTTAGAAAATCTTCCCTGGATTTTAAAAATGATCACGGGTTTCAAATGAAGTTTCCTTGATTTCAAAAATGTTCAAAGATTTTAAAAATGTACTcatatttcaaaaaatgttttcaCATCTATAGGGATTCTGTCTGTACTTACGTGTAGCCCAAATGAGCAAGCATTCAACATTCTTTGTGCCAAAAAGAGGAATAAAAAAACTTTCGTTCGTACCAAGAAGTCAACAACATGTATCAAGGGAGACTGATCTTGTAATCAGAACAACCTGTCCTGAATCGACATATGCTTCTCTTCATGAGTAATTTCACACGAGATGCAGATCAAGATCGATGCTGATGGTGACATGATCCATCGATCCAACAAGCAATATATTCCTATATTTAGCCCCCAGACGGTCGCCGGCGCCAGCAGGCAAGTTCCTCAGTGTCTACCTCGCCGGTTATCAAAGTCAATGACTGCCAGGGTGTGATTTTAAAtaaaatatactccctccgttcctaaatatttgtctttttagatattttaaatagactaccacatacggatgtatatagacatattttaaaatatagattcactcattttgctccatatgtagccACTTTTTGAAATCTCTAggaagacaaatatttaggaacggagggagtagattgtATTCCACACCAGAAAAGAGAACACACATATATAGGTTTGCCCAACAAGGGGGGTAGCCGATATACATTTCATACGATGTATAGTCAACTAAGAAACAATTAAGAGGAAAACAACATGCGCAATAGCTACTAGTATAAGCTCTGGATGTCCAGGAACAACAAAACCACAGAGATGCCATGAATGATTATTGATTTATATGGACCTTGACCTTATGAGCGGCGGCCATCGCCATCATCCTCCCCCTTACCTTGAATTGATCACCTGTATGACATTCTTCCTCAATGAGTCCACTTTCTCCTTCGCCTCTATGATCTTCTTCCTCAACGAATCCACCTCCTCGCATACCGTGATGCGACTTCCTTTGGCACTCGTGATGCGAAGCTCTTCTAGAGATGGTGCAGCATCAAGAAGGAACATTGTCCAGGCGATATCACATTCTTCAGAAAGATTGTCCAAATTCACAAACCGTAGTTTGGCGAGCAGTACCACACGAGTAAGCAATTTTGGGCATTCCCGTTGAACCCAAATCTGGGAGAGATAAAAAAGAATAATAATGAAAAAAAGTTGTTCATAAATTACATCTCAAGTGATGCTACAGTTGCATATAACAATCATACAGAGAATTGAATAGAGATGATTGGATCAGTGGGTACCTTTTCACTCCAATATTCCTGATAAAAATCGCTTACGGAGGGGACATTGTAGGTCGTCTGTTGGAGCTTTGGTAGACGGTCAAGCTCCTTTGTTTTGAATTCCCCATAGGAGATAACAAGCTCAAGGACTCGAGTGTGTTTTACATGCAATGTTGAACGGATCCCCGCGTCACACTCAAAGAAACACAATGACTTGAGGCACTTGCAGGTGCTTAGAATGTTTTGTATGTCCAGTTCACTAAATCTCATATTATGCAGTTGCGGTCTTGTGAGGCCAACAAAAGCATTTGCACAATGACGAACAAAATTAGAAAACTTCCCAACAAAGAGCAGGGGATACGCCTCGGTGCAATGATAGGTATCCCTTGGCGTCAAGATCTCAAACTCGGTTGCATCTAGTTTCTGGGTCACCATGGCGAGGCCGGCTGATTTGCCAATCGAGTGACAACGAGAGGGACTCAAGAAAACCTGAGCTTCAGCTTGCGAATGGTAATCTGCCGGGACCACATGCTCAAGACTTTGTCTATCACATCGGCCACGATGCAGTTGATTCGAACGAAATAGTGGGGAATAATATCGTGGAGAATCAGCGAGCCGAGGCAGTTTATGCATTTGCCTTGAGAGGATGCAGGTTCTTACAAGATCAACCGTACCCACCCTCTCGGCGATGTCGTCATTGGGCAGCTTGCTTAGTAATATGTGGTCATTGTCAGATGCTTTCGTTAACTGCAATTCTCTAGGAGGGAAATTAGTCATGGGTGATAGATCAATATATTGACCTAGATcaaagcaaaaaatagcaattgcAAAACGAGACTTACATCATGGCGGATTTTGTGAGTGGAAGCCACCGCCATGGCCCTCCCCTTGATCACCTCTGCGATCTCCAGTCTGAATGAATCCACCTCCTCGCTGGTCCGTGGACAACTCCAAGGACGGACTCCGAGATGAGGGAACTTGACAACGCAGTGCTCGCACACCTTCCTGTCGTGTAGAGATACCTCCTTGATGTTCTCCACAGCTTCAATGACGCGCCTGACGTATCCCATGAAGTTGTCGTTGGGCTGGAAGCCGTAGATAGTTAGTCTGGAAAGATTATTGTGCTTGAAATCAGGAGTAGATGGCTCCCACTTCACATCGGTTTTCTGGTAGTAACTTTTTTGCGACTCCAATTGGCATTTATGATCCCATACTGTGATGCAAAGCTCCTCTAAGGATGGCGCGGCTTCAAGAAGGAACATTGTCCAAGAGATGTCACATTCCTCGGGAAGATTGTTAAGATTCATGCGCCGTAGTTTGCCGAGCACAGGTGCAAGCACTTTAGGGCATTCCGGTAGAACCCAAACCTGGTAGAGATAAAACAACACTTGTAAATTACATCTCAAGTGATGCATACGTTACTACCGTTGGCATATAACAATCAGACAACGTATATTTCATATGCATATATATCATGGACCTAGCCACACACAAAATATGTTAGATTAGAAGTGAACTAATTATATCCGGCTTTCAATGCCATGAATGAAAATAGGCTCACGTACACTTGGACTCATGCTTTCAGTGGATTGTCCACTTTGTGATAATAAATGCTTCTAAGGTACTCCAATTTTTTACCATCATACATATATAAAAACAAAACGAGACAAAGATAATTGTGGTGAGTACCTTTTCACTTTGAAAATCGAGGTGCAGGTCACTGATTGAGGGAACATTAACAAGCAGCTGGCTCAGCTTGAGGGTCCTGTTTATAATGAACGCATGCGCCAGAGTTAGCTTGGAGAGCTGAGGGACATAGCCCAAAATCAAGGGATTGTCTAGGTTATCAAATATCCATCTATGCAAGGTCATCCGTCGAAGCTTGGGTAGACAGCCGAGCTCCACCGTTGAGAATTTTGCATAGGCGAGTGTAAGCTCTACGAGTCTGGCGTGCTCTACGTGCAGCACCGGGAGTTTCCGCGCGTCACACCGGAGCAAACGCAACGACTCGAGCCGTTTGCAGGTGGCTAGGATGTTGGGTATGTCTGATTCACCGAACCTCAGGTTCTGCAGATGCAGCCGCGTGAGGCCGGCAAACGCGTCCGGACACTCGCCGATAAAATTGTTGAACAGCTTCGCGGAGTCGAGGAGATCGGCATCGGTGCGCCTATAATAGATGTCCTTGGTCAGGATCTCGAACTCTGCGGCGTCGATCTTCTGCGTGGCCATGGCGAGGGCGACGGCCCTGCCGATCTTGAGATGGTCGTCGCCTCTCATGATGAACCTGAGCTTGAGGCTGCGGATGGGGATCTGTGGAGACCTCGTGCTGAGGATCTTGTCGGTCATGTCGGCCACGCCACGGTTCTTCCGGTGTAGGTCAAGATCGCTGAGGTCGACGACGATCTGCGAGAGCAAGGCCGGCAGGTTGAGCGTTTGCTTGGAGACGACGCAGGTCCTGACGGCGTCCAACGTGCCCACCCTCTCCAGGATGTTGAGCAGCACATCGTCGGGCAGTTTGACTAGCCTGTCGACTTTCAGCAGCTGGATAGATATAGATTTGATATAAATTCAATGACTCATGCACAAGAATTTGACAAGGAGGAACACAAGCAAGCAACGGGGGCTTACATCACGGCAGCGGCGGCGAACCCGGTTGAGCTTCATGGCGCGCGGTCCGATCTCAAGGAACAACGAAGTGGCAGATGGCGGCTAGGCTTACATGGCGCACGGCGGAAATCGCCTGCACGTTCCTTCCTACTAGTAGGTGCGATGATCAATATTGCAGACGTTTATATGGCAGCCTCCTCTTGCTTGAACACGGAAGTTTCCTGATCCTATATTCCACCTAGGTAAAGACAGCCAGGTATTTT
The sequence above is a segment of the Aegilops tauschii subsp. strangulata cultivar AL8/78 chromosome 6, Aet v6.0, whole genome shotgun sequence genome. Coding sequences within it:
- the LOC109732069 gene encoding F-box/LRR-repeat protein At3g03360-like encodes the protein MKLNRVRRRCRDLLKVDRLVKLPDDVLLNILERVGTLDAVRTCVVSKQTLNLPALLSQIVVDLSDLDLHRKNRGVADMTDKILSTRSPQIPIRSLKLRFIMRGDDHLKIGRAVALAMATQKIDAAEFEILTKDIYYRRTDADLLDSAKLFNNFIGECPDAFAGLTRLHLQNLRFGESDIPNILATCKRLESLRLLRCDARKLPVLHVEHARLVELTLAYAKFSTVELGCLPKLRRMTLHRWIFDNLDNPLILGYVPQLSKLTLAHAFIINRTLKLSQLLVNVPSISDLHLDFQSEKVWVLPECPKVLAPVLGKLRRMNLNNLPEECDISWTMFLLEAAPSLEELCITVWDHKCQLESQKSYYQKTDVKWEPSTPDFKHNNLSRLTIYGFQPNDNFMGYVRRVIEAVENIKEVSLHDRKVCEHCVVKFPHLGVRPWSCPRTSEEVDSFRLEIAEVIKGRAMAVASTHKIRHDIWVQRECPKLLTRVVLLAKLRFVNLDNLSEECDIAWTMFLLDAAPSLEELRITSAKGSRITVCEEVDSLRKKIIEAKEKVDSLRKNVIQVINSR